A window of the Lolium perenne isolate Kyuss_39 chromosome 7, Kyuss_2.0, whole genome shotgun sequence genome harbors these coding sequences:
- the LOC127313146 gene encoding chemocyanin — MAAGQGRGSAALVAGLLLLCLLLPAADAAAKTYIVGDDAGWSKNLETTWLAGKTFYAGDVLVFKYNKEHHDLVMLGGKGYQRCQVPRHSSKSRVMRTGNDAVTLRRGNNYFICGEPGHCKNNMKLAVKAW; from the exons ATGGCGGCAGGTCAGGGAAGAGGCAGCGCAGCGCTCGTCGCCGGCCTCCTGCTCCTCTGCCTGCTCCTTCCggccgccgacgccgccgccaagACGTACATCGTGGGCGACGACGCCGGCTGGAGCAAGAACCTCGAGACCACCTGGCTGGCCGGCAAGACCTTCTACGCCGGCGACGTGCTCG TGTTCAAGTACAACAAGGAGCACCACGACCTGGTGATGCTGGGCGGCAAGGGGTACCAGCGGTGCCAGGTGCCGCGGCACAGCAGCAAGAGCCGGGTGATGCGCACGGGCAACGACGCCGTCACGCTCCGCAGGGGCAACAACTACTTCATCTGCGGCGAGCCAGGGCACTGCAAGAACAACATGAAGCTCGCCGTCAAGGCCTGGTAG